The following proteins are encoded in a genomic region of Rattus rattus isolate New Zealand chromosome 2, Rrattus_CSIRO_v1, whole genome shotgun sequence:
- the LOC116894520 gene encoding vomeronasal type-1 receptor 4-like translates to MYFLFFLIGIKMDPGNFAIETFLFCQVIVGMFGNSSILFYYIILIFTEKHLPPKDLIIEHLTFANCLTIILRGFPRTMTYFGFKNFLDDMGCKLIVYISRITRGMSLYAMCLLSCFQAITINPSNSRWMKVKYRATKYIGPSCSVSWLVQLLLNIMTPLRVSGPNYKKNSTYRLSYGYCSLFASGSVVTTLYIVLVCFSDALCLGLMACSSVSMVTILYKHKRHVKHIHSAQHFVKVSPEDKATQTILILLFTFVVSYSFSSFVAIIKTCLNYQVLWGVNIFTFLEIFFPGFCPFILITNMKSTFSLILPCLGKR, encoded by the coding sequence atgtattttcttttttttttaataggaatcAAAATGGATCCTGGAAACTTTGCAATAGAAACTTTTCTCTTCTGCCAGGTTATAGTGGGAATGTTTGGCAATTCCTCcatactattttattatattattttgatatttacaGAAAAGCATTTACCGCCCAAAGACCTAATTATAGAGCACTTGACTTTTGCCAACTGCTTGACTATCATCTTAAGAGGCTTTCCACGGACAATGACATATTTTGGCTTTAAGAATTTCTTAGATGACATGGGATGTAAATTAATAGTGTATATTTCCCGAATAACAAGGGGGATGTCCCTTTATGCCATGTGCCTACTGAGTTGTTTCCAAGCAATCACAATCAACCCCAGTAACTCCAGGTGGATGAAGGTTAAATACAGAGCCACCAAGTACATTGGCCCCTCCTGCTCAGTTAGTTGGCTTGTGCAACTGCTTCTAAACATTATGACTCCATTAAGAGTATCAGgccccaattacaaaaaaaattcaacttaCAGGTTGAGTTATGGATACTGCTCATTGTTTGCTTCTGGCAGTGTGGTAACTACACTGTATATAGTCTTAGTGTGCTTCTCTGATGCCTTGTGTCTAGGTCTCATGGCCTGCTCAAGTGTCTCCATGGTGACTATTCTCTACAAACATAAAAGACATGTCAAGCATATCCACAGTGCTCAGCACTTTGTGAAAGTTTCACCAGAAGACAAAGCCACCCAAACTATCCTCATCTTGCTGTTCACATTTGTCGTCTCTTACTCATTCTCATCCTTTGTGGCCATCATCAAGACCTGCTTAAACTATCAAGTGCTATGGGgagtaaatatatttacatttctagaaATATTCTTTCCTGGATTTTGCCCCTTTATTCTCATCACCAATATGAAGTCTACTTTCAGTCTGATTTTACCCTGCTTGGGTAAGAGATAG